The following coding sequences are from one Salinicoccus sp. Bachu38 window:
- the treC gene encoding alpha,alpha-phosphotrehalase: MASTDWRKSVVYQIYPKSFNDTTGSGEGDIRGIIEKLDYFRTLGVDYLWLTPVYESPMNDNGYDISNYYEVNPQFGTKEDLEELLEKAHDKGLKIMMDIVINHTSTEHHWFVESRKSRDNKYRDYYIWKDGTYDTPPTNWESKFGGNAWAYDENTNQYYLRLFDITQADLNWENEDMRRDIYDMINYWIDFGVDGFRFDVVNLISKGEFKDSEGPGKEFYTDGPKVHEYINELNRNTFGDRDIMTVGEMSSTTIEHCLKYTNPERNELNSVFNFHHLKVDYPGGEKWALANFDFLELKRILMEWQVAMDEGGGWNAIFWCNHDQPRVVSRFGNDETEENRVLSGKMLAIALHGLKGTPYIYQGEEIGMTNPDFKRIDQYRDVESLNAYSILRDEGMDASLILDILATKSRDNSRTPVQWDDSKHAGFTEGVPWIEVSDRYEEINVARALEDGNSIFYTYQKLIQLRHELDVLTYGSVEPRLMKDEDLFVYERLYEGDRTTVIANFRNREVPYPESIDAEGEVLLSNYEDRQDVLRPFEAMMIYGQSK; encoded by the coding sequence ATGGCATCTACAGACTGGAGAAAATCGGTGGTCTACCAGATCTATCCCAAATCATTCAATGACACGACTGGAAGCGGAGAAGGGGATATCAGGGGCATCATAGAGAAGCTGGACTATTTCAGGACATTGGGTGTGGACTATCTCTGGCTCACACCGGTCTATGAATCCCCCATGAATGACAACGGCTATGACATCAGCAATTATTATGAAGTGAATCCCCAGTTCGGAACAAAGGAAGATCTTGAGGAACTGCTGGAGAAAGCCCATGACAAAGGCCTCAAGATTATGATGGATATCGTCATCAACCATACGTCGACAGAGCATCACTGGTTTGTCGAATCAAGGAAATCCCGGGACAACAAGTATCGGGACTACTATATATGGAAGGATGGCACATATGACACACCCCCTACGAACTGGGAATCAAAATTTGGCGGGAATGCATGGGCATATGATGAAAATACAAACCAATATTATCTCCGGCTGTTCGATATCACCCAGGCCGATCTGAACTGGGAGAATGAAGATATGCGACGAGACATCTATGACATGATCAACTACTGGATAGACTTCGGTGTGGATGGTTTCCGTTTTGATGTCGTCAACCTGATATCCAAAGGGGAATTCAAGGACTCCGAGGGCCCGGGGAAAGAATTCTACACCGATGGTCCCAAAGTTCATGAGTACATCAATGAACTGAATCGCAATACTTTCGGTGACAGGGACATCATGACGGTTGGAGAAATGTCCTCGACGACCATCGAACATTGCCTGAAATACACCAATCCCGAACGTAATGAACTGAATTCAGTGTTCAACTTCCATCACCTGAAGGTCGATTATCCCGGAGGGGAAAAATGGGCGCTTGCGAACTTCGATTTTCTGGAACTGAAAAGAATATTGATGGAATGGCAGGTGGCAATGGATGAAGGCGGGGGCTGGAACGCCATTTTCTGGTGCAACCACGACCAGCCCCGCGTCGTATCCAGGTTTGGCAATGATGAAACCGAAGAAAACAGGGTGCTGAGCGGAAAAATGTTGGCGATTGCACTACATGGATTGAAAGGCACGCCCTATATCTACCAGGGCGAAGAGATAGGCATGACGAACCCCGACTTCAAACGCATCGACCAGTACCGGGATGTGGAAAGCCTCAATGCATATTCGATACTGAGGGATGAAGGAATGGATGCATCCCTTATACTGGATATCCTGGCCACCAAGTCCAGGGACAACTCAAGGACGCCGGTGCAGTGGGATGATTCAAAGCATGCGGGATTTACAGAAGGTGTGCCGTGGATCGAAGTATCTGACAGGTACGAAGAAATAAACGTTGCACGCGCTCTCGAAGATGGCAACTCCATTTTCTATACGTATCAGAAGCTGATTCAGCTGAGACATGAACTGGATGTGCTGACATACGGCAGTGTGGAGCCCCGTCTTATGAAGGATGAGGACCTCTTTGTCTATGAGCGTCTATATGAAGGGGACCGCACCACTGTCATAGCCAACTTCAGGAACAGGGAAGTGCCGTATCCGGAAAGCATTGATGCAGAAGGGGAGGTCCTTCTATCCAATTATGAGGACAGGCAGGATGTTCTCAGGCCTTTTGAAGCCATGATGATATATGGACAAAGCAAGTAA